A single window of Oncorhynchus clarkii lewisi isolate Uvic-CL-2024 chromosome 10, UVic_Ocla_1.0, whole genome shotgun sequence DNA harbors:
- the LOC139419476 gene encoding anaphase-promoting complex subunit 13-like, giving the protein MDSEVQRDGRVLGITDYAWREDCLTYEDVTISLSELPEAEQDNGGSTESVKEQEIKWSNLALQNLHKNTTNTGT; this is encoded by the exons ATGGATAGTGAAGttcagagagatggcagggttcTTGGCATAACAGATTATGCTTGGAGGGAAGACTGTCTAACTTATGAAGATGTCACTATCTCATTG AGTGAACTGCCTGAAGCTGAGCAAGATAATGGAGGATCAACAGAGTCGGTGAAAGAACAAGAAATTAAGTGGTCAAATTTAGCCCTTCAGAACCTGCACAAGAATACAACCAACACAGGGACTTAG